Proteins encoded within one genomic window of Marinobacter halotolerans:
- the dnaQ gene encoding DNA polymerase III subunit epsilon, whose translation MRQIVLDTETTGIDPAEGHRIIEIGCVELEERQPTGRHYHVYINPEREVEAEAITIHGITNEFLADKPVFSQVADEFFEFIKGAELVIHNAAFDIGFMDSEFSRLKPKRKTADHCSVVDSLAIARKKHPGQKNNLDALCKRYGVDNSNRELHGALLDAEILADVYLLLTGGQTALSLDANSDMAGGGLGVRRLPRDRQPLPVVSASEQEAAAHEEFMTALAAKAGDTVWNRVTASK comes from the coding sequence ATGAGACAGATCGTACTCGACACCGAAACGACCGGTATCGATCCGGCGGAAGGCCACCGGATCATCGAAATTGGTTGTGTGGAACTGGAGGAGCGTCAGCCCACCGGTCGCCACTACCACGTTTATATTAATCCTGAGCGGGAGGTGGAAGCGGAAGCCATCACCATCCACGGCATTACCAATGAATTTCTTGCCGACAAGCCGGTGTTCTCACAGGTTGCCGACGAGTTCTTCGAGTTCATAAAAGGTGCGGAACTGGTCATTCACAACGCGGCCTTCGACATTGGCTTCATGGACTCCGAGTTTTCCCGGCTCAAGCCCAAGCGCAAGACTGCGGATCACTGCAGTGTGGTGGATTCTTTGGCCATTGCCCGGAAAAAACACCCGGGGCAGAAGAACAATCTTGACGCACTGTGCAAACGCTATGGGGTGGACAACAGCAACCGCGAACTTCACGGCGCGTTGCTGGACGCGGAGATACTGGCCGATGTCTATCTTCTGCTAACCGGTGGTCAAACGGCGTTGTCGCTTGATGCCAACAGTGACATGGCCGGTGGCGGTCTGGGTGTGCGGCGTCTGCCCCGGGACAGACAGCCCCTGCCCGTGGTGTCGGCGAGCGAGCAGGAAGCGGCAGCGCACGAGGAGTTCATGACCGCACTGGCCGCCAAGGCGGGTGATACGGTATGGAACCGCGTCACAGCGTCAAAATAA
- the rnhA gene encoding ribonuclease HI: MPAKVVVYTDGACKGNPGPGGWGAVLNYNDARKLLHGGEQQTTNNRMELMAAIQGLKALKRACEVELFTDSQYVRKGITEWMHGWKKNGWKTAARKPVKNEDLWRQLDEEVARHKINWHWVKGHAGNPGNELADELANKGVEELMKA, translated from the coding sequence ATGCCCGCAAAGGTAGTTGTGTACACCGATGGCGCCTGCAAGGGAAATCCGGGGCCAGGCGGGTGGGGCGCGGTATTGAATTATAACGACGCCAGAAAACTGCTTCACGGCGGTGAGCAGCAAACCACCAATAACCGCATGGAACTGATGGCAGCAATCCAGGGGCTGAAAGCCCTCAAGCGGGCCTGCGAAGTGGAGCTGTTTACCGACTCACAGTACGTTCGCAAAGGCATTACAGAGTGGATGCACGGCTGGAAGAAGAACGGCTGGAAAACAGCTGCCAGGAAGCCGGTGAAAAATGAAGATCTGTGGCGTCAGCTGGACGAGGAAGTGGCCAGGCACAAGATCAATTGGCACTGGGTAAAAGGGCACGCCGGCAATCCCGGCAACGAACTGGCAGACGAGTTGGCCAATAAGGGCGTTGAAGAGCTGATGAAGGCCTGA
- the gloB gene encoding hydroxyacylglutathione hydrolase: protein MLTITPIPAFSDNYIWCLANSEDGKTLIVDPGQADPVIRHLDAEGLSPDMILVTHHHPDHTGGVGKLASLYPDCRIVGPTDSPFKGVTETVRAGDTVTWQDLTFKVFPVPGHTLDHIAFYSDYPVNDRPVLFCGDTLFVSGCGRLFEGSPAQMKQSLESLRQLPDATAVYCAHEYTLANLRFARHWLPEDAGLESFESECRALRDEDRPTVPSTLGTEKRLNPFLRWDDPAVIESASHYARTHGLPCSTDVDVFAATRHGKDNF from the coding sequence ATGCTGACGATAACGCCGATTCCGGCCTTCAGTGACAATTACATCTGGTGCCTGGCCAATAGTGAAGACGGCAAAACCCTGATTGTCGACCCGGGCCAGGCCGACCCGGTTATCCGGCACCTGGATGCCGAAGGTCTGTCCCCTGATATGATCCTGGTCACCCACCACCATCCGGATCACACCGGCGGCGTCGGGAAGCTGGCCTCACTCTATCCCGACTGCCGAATCGTTGGGCCCACCGATTCGCCTTTTAAGGGCGTCACCGAAACCGTGCGGGCCGGCGACACAGTGACCTGGCAAGATCTGACCTTCAAGGTATTCCCGGTACCCGGGCATACCCTCGATCACATCGCTTTCTATAGTGATTACCCGGTCAATGACCGGCCGGTACTCTTCTGCGGCGACACCCTTTTTGTAAGCGGCTGCGGGCGACTTTTTGAGGGGTCCCCTGCACAGATGAAGCAGTCCCTCGAGTCGTTACGCCAATTACCCGACGCAACCGCCGTTTACTGTGCCCACGAATACACGCTTGCCAACCTCCGTTTTGCCCGCCACTGGCTGCCGGAGGACGCCGGGCTGGAAAGCTTTGAGTCAGAGTGTCGGGCGCTTAGGGATGAAGACCGCCCGACCGTGCCGTCCACGCTGGGCACCGAAAAGCGGCTGAATCCTTTTCTCCGCTGGGATGACCCCGCAGTGATTGAGTCGGCCAGCCACTATGCCCGCACGCATGGGCTGCCCTGCAGTACCGACGTCGACGTGTTTGCGGCGACGAGGCACGGGAAGGACAATTTCTGA
- a CDS encoding class I SAM-dependent methyltransferase, producing MRQAGEIDYTARHRSFEDWFQTPLGRALLADQRSQVDRLTGELTGARQLHVALSHRLPLATGNDFSQKLLTTPHWHDRIPDGVAVCDADELPFPGDSMDLVILHHTADFSPHPHQALREASRVLRGEGSILLIGFNPLGLWGLRRLVSRHRAGPWGGRFLLKSRMEDWLRLLDFSVETVESSFFRTPLQASAHRDGRGILERICGNRLLPVGAYYCILAKKRVYSRLPRKPAWRSQKVIPLPARGTVGASRGYSRSDKS from the coding sequence ATGCGTCAGGCCGGCGAGATTGACTATACCGCGCGCCATCGTAGTTTCGAGGACTGGTTTCAGACGCCTCTCGGCCGTGCGCTGCTTGCGGATCAGAGATCACAGGTCGATCGCCTGACGGGCGAGCTCACCGGTGCCCGTCAGCTGCACGTGGCACTGAGCCATCGTTTGCCACTGGCCACGGGGAACGATTTTTCGCAAAAGCTTCTCACAACCCCGCATTGGCATGACCGGATTCCGGACGGCGTTGCTGTGTGCGACGCTGACGAACTGCCGTTTCCTGGTGACTCGATGGATCTGGTGATCCTGCACCACACCGCGGATTTCTCGCCACACCCGCACCAGGCCCTGAGAGAGGCCTCGCGGGTTCTGCGTGGCGAAGGCAGCATCCTGTTGATCGGTTTCAATCCGCTGGGGCTATGGGGTTTGAGGCGATTGGTGTCCCGCCATCGGGCCGGTCCCTGGGGTGGCCGGTTTCTGCTGAAGTCACGGATGGAAGACTGGCTGCGCTTGCTGGATTTCTCCGTTGAAACCGTGGAGTCCAGTTTCTTTCGGACACCTCTCCAGGCGTCTGCTCACCGTGACGGACGAGGCATTCTTGAGCGGATTTGTGGTAACCGGCTCCTGCCAGTCGGGGCCTATTACTGTATCCTTGCCAAAAAAAGGGTTTACTCGCGGCTGCCGCGCAAGCCGGCGTGGCGAAGCCAGAAAGTCATTCCGCTACCTGCCAGGGGAACGGTTGGCGCCTCCCGTGGTTATTCCCGATCCGACAAGTCATGA